One genomic segment of Impatiens glandulifera chromosome 6, dImpGla2.1, whole genome shotgun sequence includes these proteins:
- the LOC124943266 gene encoding probable polygalacturonase At3g15720, with protein MSENVLNVMNYGAIGDGKRDDSQAFLRVWEAACQTTQVPKVFIPNRTFLLKPLTFSGPCKSSLIYFQIMGKIVAPNSKNAWSGRPTNTWLFFYGINGLSLSGSGQFDGQGSIWWSNPCMHNSAQNAAGKCKAPAVVTFKRCNNLKINGLTYINPMNNHMQLTTCKNVNISHIRINAPKNSPNTDGIDIANSHSVKIRNSVITTGDDCIAISGGSSDIDISGIFCGPGHGISVGALGHGGYDVVENVKVYNCTFKETLTGVRIKSWQGGEGYVRNVSFSRIKFIAVYNPIIIDQYYWLLFYWKTSAVKVSDVSFTSIVGTSNMDQVINLSCSKSFGCTNIVLDRIDISLATKGRKPFATFINAHGKATNTKPAIKCLLP; from the exons ATGAGTGAGAATGTGTTGAATGTAATGAATTACGGTGCAATTGGAGATGGAAAAAGAGACGATTCTCAA GCATTTCTCAGAGTCTGGGAAGCTGCTTGCCAAACTACTCAAGTTCCAAAAGTGTTCATCCCAAACAGAACTTTTCTGTTAAAGCCCCTCACCTTTTCCGGTCCTTGCAAATCTTCCCTCATCTATTTTcag ATAATGGGGAAAATTGTGGCTCCAAATTCAAAAAATGCTTGGTCGGGTCGACCCACGAATACATGGTTGTTCTTCTACGGAATCAACGGGCTTTCTCTATCCGGGTCGGGGCAGTTCGACGGGCAAGGGTCGATTTGGTGGAGCAATCCTTGCATGCATAATTCTGCACAAAAT gcTGCTGGAAAGTGCAAGGCTCCAGCT GTGGTAACGTTTAAGAGATGTAACAATCTTAAAATCAATGGTCTCACTTACATCAATCCAATGAATAATCATATGCAACTAACAACTTGTAAAAACGTGAACATTTCTCACATTCGGATAAACGCACCCAAAAATAGTCCTAACACCGATGGCATTGATATTGCAAACTCCCATTCGGTTAAGATTCGCAATTCAGTCATAACCACAG GCGATGATTGCATTGCTATAAGTGGAGGCTCGTCAGATATAGACATTAGCGGCATCTTTTGTGGTCCAGGCCATGGCATTAG CGTGGGGGCATTGGGACACGGAGGATATGATGTTGTGGAAAACGTGAAAGTATACAACTGTACATTTAAAGAAACCTTAACCGGAGTTAGGATCAAAAGTTGGCAG GGCGGAGAAGGTTATGTAAGGAATGTTTCATTCAGCCGGATTAAGTTCATTGCGGTCTATAATCCCATAATTATTGACCAATATTATTG GTTACTCTTCTATTGGAAGACATCGGCGGTTAAAGTGAGTGACGTATCGTTTACCTCAATAGTTGGGACTTCAAATATGGATCAAGTAATAAACCTGAGTTGCAGTAAGTCTTTCGGATGCACCAACATCGTATTAGATCGTATAGATATTTCGTTAGCAACAAAAGGGAGAAAGCCATTTGCTACTTTCATTAATGCACATGGGAAAGCTACCAATACTAAGCCTGCAATCAAATGCTTACTTCCATAG